Proteins from one Lachnospiraceae bacterium KGMB03038 genomic window:
- the def gene encoding peptide deformylase produces MAIRKIRELGDEVLTKQCKEVTKVNLRTKILIGDMLDTMYEAMGVGLAAPQVGILKRIVVIDVGEGPIVLINPEILETSGEQTGEEGCLSLPGKAGTVTRPNYVKVKALNEDMEEIELEGEGLLARAFCHEIDHLDGHMYVELVEGDLHDVQAEEAEE; encoded by the coding sequence ATGGCAATACGTAAAATCCGTGAACTTGGAGATGAGGTGCTGACAAAACAGTGCAAAGAAGTAACAAAGGTAAATCTTCGGACGAAGATTCTGATCGGCGATATGCTGGATACCATGTACGAAGCTATGGGGGTCGGACTTGCGGCGCCTCAGGTGGGAATCCTGAAGAGGATCGTGGTGATTGACGTGGGAGAAGGGCCGATCGTGCTGATCAATCCGGAGATCCTGGAAACCTCCGGAGAACAGACTGGCGAAGAAGGATGCTTAAGCCTTCCGGGAAAAGCAGGTACGGTGACCCGTCCTAACTATGTGAAGGTAAAAGCTCTGAATGAAGATATGGAAGAGATTGAGTTAGAAGGCGAAGGGCTTCTTGCGCGGGCGTTCTGTCACGAGATCGACCATCTGGACGGCCATATGTATGTGGAGCTGGTGGAAGGAGACCTCCATGACGTACAGGCAGAGGAGGCAGAGGAATAA
- the rlmN gene encoding 23S rRNA (adenine(2503)-C(2))-methyltransferase RlmN, giving the protein MDKKDIVSYDLEELTKEIQSLGEKPFRARQIYAWLHEKLAGDFQEMTNLSKDLRERLSDLYEIRRMDLVARQISQKDPTEKFLFELKDGNRIESVLMKYNYGNSVCISSQAGCRMGCRFCASTIGGLERNLTPSEMLRQIYQIQKITGERVSNIVVMGTGEPLDNYENFVKFIHMAADPNGLHISQRNITASTCGIVPGIHRLAEEGLQITLALSLHGSTQEKRQKLMPVAKKYQLSEVLEACDEYFAKTGRRITFEYSLVKGVNDTESDIRELTRILKPRNCHLNLIPVNPIKERDFQRPDGKNAQEFKNKLEKNGINVTIRRERGSDIDGACGQLRRRYQAGQKES; this is encoded by the coding sequence ATGGATAAGAAAGATATTGTCTCCTATGACTTGGAGGAATTGACAAAGGAAATACAAAGCCTGGGAGAGAAGCCTTTCCGGGCCAGGCAGATCTATGCCTGGCTTCATGAGAAATTAGCCGGTGATTTCCAGGAGATGACCAACCTTTCCAAAGATCTGAGGGAAAGGCTGAGTGATCTTTATGAGATCCGCAGGATGGATCTTGTGGCCCGCCAGATTTCCCAGAAGGATCCTACAGAGAAATTCTTGTTTGAACTGAAAGACGGAAACCGGATCGAGAGCGTGCTGATGAAATATAATTATGGGAATTCTGTCTGTATCTCATCCCAGGCAGGCTGTAGGATGGGATGCCGGTTCTGCGCATCCACCATCGGGGGCCTGGAGAGGAATCTGACTCCCTCTGAGATGCTGCGCCAGATTTACCAGATCCAGAAGATCACCGGGGAAAGAGTCTCCAATATTGTGGTGATGGGAACAGGAGAGCCGCTGGATAATTATGAGAATTTTGTCAAATTTATCCATATGGCCGCAGACCCGAACGGCCTGCATATCAGCCAGCGCAATATTACCGCGTCCACCTGCGGCATCGTTCCGGGGATCCACCGTCTGGCAGAGGAAGGGCTTCAGATCACTCTGGCTTTGTCCCTACACGGGTCCACCCAGGAAAAGCGTCAGAAGCTTATGCCTGTGGCGAAGAAATACCAGCTTTCTGAAGTGCTGGAAGCCTGTGACGAGTATTTCGCGAAAACGGGACGGAGGATTACTTTTGAATACAGTTTGGTAAAAGGGGTCAATGACACAGAGTCTGATATCCGGGAATTGACCAGGATTTTAAAGCCAAGAAACTGCCATTTGAATCTGATTCCGGTGAATCCCATCAAAGAGAGAGATTTTCAGCGCCCGGATGGGAAAAATGCCCAGGAATTTAAAAATAAACTTGAAAAAAACGGAATAAATGTTACTATAAGAAGGGAAAGAGGCTCCGATATCGACGGGGCCTGCGGCCAGTTGAGGAGACGGTACCAAGCCGGTCAGAAGGAGAGCTAG
- a CDS encoding methionyl-tRNA formyltransferase, with amino-acid sequence MKVIFMGTPEFSVGTLEALIQAGHQVVLAVTQPDKPKGRGGKMQFPPVKEKALQYGIPVFQPRRVREKENIEELRKYQADVIVVVAFGQILPKEILEMTPYGCINVHASLLPSYRGAAPIQWAVLNGEKVSGVTTMQMDEGLDTGDMLLKTEVPLEADETGGSLHDKLAQAGAKLCVETLDGLKAGTVIPEKQGDSPTAYASMLKKEMGEICWTRSAKEIERLIRGLNPWPSAYTGWNGKVMKIWEAKVQEGESKAEPGTVVMVEKDGFLVETGEGQLKVTALQIPGKKRMDAAAFLRGYPIETGTKLG; translated from the coding sequence ATGAAAGTGATATTTATGGGAACTCCGGAATTCTCGGTTGGGACGCTGGAAGCGCTGATCCAGGCGGGACATCAGGTGGTCCTTGCGGTAACCCAGCCGGATAAACCCAAAGGCAGAGGCGGGAAGATGCAGTTCCCTCCCGTTAAGGAGAAGGCTCTGCAATACGGGATCCCTGTGTTCCAGCCGCGCAGAGTCCGGGAGAAAGAGAATATAGAAGAACTTCGGAAATACCAGGCAGATGTGATCGTGGTGGTAGCCTTTGGCCAGATCCTGCCAAAAGAAATCCTGGAAATGACGCCTTATGGCTGCATCAACGTACATGCCTCTCTGCTGCCCAGCTATCGGGGGGCGGCTCCGATCCAGTGGGCAGTGTTAAACGGAGAGAAGGTATCCGGAGTGACCACCATGCAGATGGACGAGGGGCTGGATACGGGTGATATGCTGCTGAAAACAGAGGTGCCGCTGGAGGCGGATGAGACAGGCGGAAGCCTTCATGATAAACTGGCCCAGGCAGGAGCGAAACTTTGTGTGGAGACGCTGGATGGACTGAAGGCGGGAACAGTTATCCCAGAGAAGCAGGGAGATAGTCCTACCGCCTACGCCTCCATGCTGAAGAAGGAAATGGGAGAGATCTGCTGGACCCGTTCGGCTAAGGAGATCGAGCGGCTGATCCGGGGATTGAATCCATGGCCCAGCGCCTATACAGGCTGGAACGGCAAAGTAATGAAGATCTGGGAGGCTAAAGTCCAGGAAGGCGAAAGCAAAGCGGAACCAGGCACGGTAGTAATGGTAGAAAAAGATGGATTCCTGGTGGAAACCGGGGAAGGACAATTAAAGGTAACAGCGCTTCAGATCCCAGGGAAAAAACGGATGGATGCGGCCGCCTTCCTGCGGGGGTATCCGATCGAGACCGGAACGAAGCTGGGATAG
- the ychF gene encoding redox-regulated ATPase YchF gives MKLGIVGLPNVGKSTLFNSLTKAGAESANYPFCTIDPNVGVVTVPDERLNVLGEMYHTKKIIPAAIEFVDIAGLVKGASKGEGLGNQFLANIREVDAIVHVVRCFEDSNIVHVDGSINPLRDIETINLELIFSDLEILERRIAKTAKVARNDKTAAKELALLEKIKAHLEEGKLAKIFDGAQDEEEEEWLKSYNLLTYKPVIYAANVAEDDLADDGAGNAGVQAVREHAKEENSEVFVVCAQIEQEIAELDDDEKKMFLEDLGLEESGLEKLIKASYHILGLISYLTAGEPEVRAWTITKGTKAPQAAGKIHTDFERGFIRAEVVSYDDLIACGSHNAAKEKGLIRLEGKDYVVQDGDIMLFRFNV, from the coding sequence ATGAAACTTGGAATTGTAGGTTTGCCGAATGTAGGAAAGAGCACGTTATTTAATTCGCTGACCAAGGCGGGAGCAGAGTCAGCCAATTATCCCTTCTGTACCATCGACCCTAATGTGGGAGTGGTGACGGTGCCGGATGAAAGGCTGAACGTATTAGGAGAGATGTATCATACCAAGAAGATCATCCCGGCCGCTATTGAATTCGTAGATATTGCGGGATTGGTGAAAGGGGCTTCCAAAGGAGAAGGCCTTGGAAACCAGTTTCTGGCCAATATCCGGGAAGTAGATGCTATCGTCCATGTAGTCCGCTGTTTTGAAGACAGCAATATTGTTCATGTGGATGGAAGCATCAATCCTTTGAGAGATATTGAGACCATTAATCTGGAATTGATCTTCTCTGATCTGGAGATCCTGGAGAGGAGGATCGCTAAGACGGCAAAAGTGGCCAGAAATGATAAGACCGCGGCCAAAGAGCTGGCTCTCTTAGAGAAGATCAAGGCTCATCTGGAAGAGGGAAAACTGGCCAAGATCTTTGACGGCGCCCAGGATGAGGAAGAAGAGGAATGGCTTAAGAGCTATAATCTCTTAACTTATAAGCCGGTGATCTACGCGGCTAATGTGGCGGAAGATGATCTGGCTGACGATGGAGCCGGAAATGCCGGGGTACAGGCAGTGCGGGAACACGCAAAGGAAGAAAACAGCGAAGTATTTGTAGTCTGTGCCCAGATCGAGCAGGAGATCGCGGAGCTGGACGATGATGAAAAGAAAATGTTCCTGGAAGATCTGGGATTAGAGGAGTCTGGTCTTGAAAAGCTGATCAAAGCAAGCTACCATATCTTGGGCCTGATCAGTTATCTGACAGCCGGGGAACCGGAAGTTAGGGCATGGACCATTACAAAAGGGACGAAAGCGCCTCAGGCGGCAGGTAAGATCCACACCGATTTTGAGCGTGGATTTATCCGTGCGGAAGTGGTATCCTACGATGATCTGATCGCCTGCGGAAGCCACAACGCGGCCAAAGAAAAAGGATTGATCCGCCTGGAAGGAAAAGACTACGTGGTCCAGGACGGAGACATCATGCTGTTCCGGTTTAATGTATAA
- a CDS encoding thiamine diphosphokinase has protein sequence MSKRIVIVSGGKLNEEFVLSILGEEESGYIIGVDKGMEFLYRHQIMPSYIVGDFDSVSEEIGDYYRNQTDVPIREYNPVKDASDTEIAIRLAVTLGCKELLILGATGGRIDHLWANVQSLMIPLKAGIETKILDEQNQIQLFHGEITLKRSEAYGPYFSVFPLGEKIYGFNIKGAKYPLTDHILTPYDSLCVSNQFEEDEVTISAPDGVVILMETRDLK, from the coding sequence ATGAGTAAGAGAATTGTAATCGTAAGCGGGGGAAAACTAAACGAAGAGTTTGTGCTGTCAATCCTTGGAGAGGAAGAAAGCGGCTATATTATCGGAGTGGACAAAGGGATGGAATTCCTTTACCGGCATCAGATCATGCCCAGCTATATTGTAGGGGATTTCGACAGTGTGAGCGAAGAGATCGGGGATTACTACCGCAATCAGACGGATGTGCCCATCCGGGAGTATAATCCGGTAAAAGACGCGTCGGATACCGAGATCGCGATCCGGCTGGCTGTTACGCTTGGCTGCAAGGAACTTTTGATCCTGGGCGCCACCGGAGGCAGGATCGATCATCTGTGGGCAAATGTCCAGTCCCTTATGATCCCATTGAAAGCAGGGATTGAAACGAAGATTCTGGATGAGCAGAACCAGATCCAGCTGTTCCATGGTGAGATCACGCTGAAGAGATCGGAGGCTTATGGGCCGTATTTCTCTGTGTTTCCATTGGGCGAGAAGATTTATGGGTTTAATATCAAGGGGGCAAAATATCCTTTGACAGATCATATACTGACCCCTTATGATAGTCTGTGTGTCAGCAATCAGTTTGAAGAAGATGAGGTAACCATCTCGGCGCCGGACGGAGTTGTGATCCTGATGGAGACAAGGGATCTGAAATAG
- the rsmB gene encoding 16S rRNA (cytosine(967)-C(5))-methyltransferase RsmB, translating into MRRGEDSRELILDTLLLITRDGEYSHIALKQVLDKYQYLDKKERAFITRVVNGTLERMIEIDHIINHFSNVKVNKMKPVIRAILRSSVYQIKYMDKVPNSAVCNEAVKLAGRKGFAGLKGFVNGVLRSISRKIDSVAYPSRETDPEGYLSVRYSLPSWLSEQWLGEYGMETAERMGKAFLEERPLCVRCNINQITREELIQRLKQEGVRAEADPFVPCALYLTGYDHVAGLESFRQGLFYVQDISSMQAVLWAEPKEGDHIIDVCAAPGGKAIHLAEMLRGTGSVEARDLTDYKIGLLEENIERTGLANIRAVKWDATVFDREAEGKADIVMADLPCSGLGVLGKKPDLKYKMTPKKQEELAKLQRKILSTVEAYVKPGGTLVYSTCTIHREENEENTAWFLLNHPDFQLKKAKQMLPGIDGGDGFYIAVLQRKSHG; encoded by the coding sequence ATGAGAAGAGGGGAAGACAGCAGAGAACTGATCCTCGACACTCTGCTATTGATCACCAGAGACGGGGAATACAGTCATATCGCGTTAAAGCAAGTTCTGGACAAATATCAGTATCTGGATAAAAAAGAGCGTGCGTTTATCACCAGGGTGGTAAACGGCACGCTTGAGCGCATGATCGAGATTGATCATATCATCAATCATTTTTCCAACGTGAAAGTCAACAAAATGAAACCGGTGATCCGGGCGATCTTAAGGAGCAGCGTCTATCAGATCAAATATATGGACAAGGTCCCAAACAGCGCTGTATGCAACGAGGCCGTGAAACTGGCGGGGCGAAAAGGATTTGCCGGACTTAAAGGGTTTGTGAACGGAGTCCTGCGCAGTATAAGCCGCAAGATTGACTCTGTAGCCTATCCGTCCAGGGAAACAGATCCGGAAGGCTATCTTTCTGTCCGCTATTCACTGCCCAGCTGGCTTTCTGAACAGTGGCTCGGAGAGTATGGAATGGAGACGGCAGAGCGCATGGGAAAGGCGTTTCTGGAAGAAAGGCCTCTTTGCGTCCGCTGCAATATAAACCAGATCACCCGGGAAGAGCTGATCCAACGTCTGAAACAGGAAGGCGTCCGGGCAGAAGCGGATCCTTTTGTTCCCTGCGCGCTCTATCTGACCGGGTACGACCATGTGGCCGGACTGGAAAGCTTCCGGCAGGGGCTGTTCTATGTGCAGGATATCAGTTCTATGCAGGCGGTTCTGTGGGCGGAACCAAAAGAAGGCGATCACATCATCGATGTGTGCGCGGCGCCGGGCGGAAAAGCCATCCACCTGGCGGAAATGCTGCGTGGGACAGGGAGTGTGGAGGCAAGGGATCTGACAGACTACAAAATCGGACTTTTAGAGGAAAATATAGAACGGACCGGTCTTGCAAATATCCGGGCAGTCAAGTGGGATGCTACTGTATTTGACCGGGAGGCGGAAGGAAAAGCGGACATTGTAATGGCAGATCTGCCCTGCTCCGGTCTTGGAGTGCTGGGAAAGAAGCCGGATCTGAAATACAAAATGACGCCTAAGAAGCAGGAAGAGCTTGCGAAACTTCAAAGAAAGATCCTTTCCACGGTGGAGGCTTACGTGAAGCCCGGCGGCACCCTGGTCTACAGTACCTGCACCATACATAGAGAAGAAAATGAAGAAAACACCGCTTGGTTTCTCTTGAACCATCCGGATTTCCAGTTGAAGAAGGCCAAGCAGATGCTGCCTGGAATCGATGGGGGAGACGGATTCTATATTGCGGTATTGCAGAGGAAGAGCCATGGATAA
- the rpe gene encoding ribulose-phosphate 3-epimerase, translated as MEYILSPSILSADFKALGEQMKATEENGARYLHFDVMDGMFVPSISFGMPVLKSIHNATDQVMDAHLMVQEPIRYVEAFQEAGAHIVTVHLEACRDVRETLERIHDCGMKAGLSICPETDVDQAEPFLSSIEMLLVMSVHPGFGGQKFIPESLDKIRRARNMIEERNLKVDIQVDGGIYLTNVRDVLDAGANIIVAGSAVFKGDPGDNTKAFMEILNSYE; from the coding sequence ATGGAGTATATTTTGTCGCCGTCGATCTTGTCGGCAGATTTCAAGGCGCTTGGAGAACAGATGAAGGCCACAGAAGAAAATGGAGCCCGTTATCTGCATTTCGACGTGATGGACGGCATGTTTGTACCCAGTATTTCTTTTGGGATGCCAGTGCTGAAGTCTATACACAATGCCACAGACCAGGTAATGGACGCTCATTTAATGGTGCAGGAGCCAATCCGATATGTGGAAGCGTTTCAGGAAGCGGGCGCCCACATTGTGACAGTCCATCTGGAAGCATGCCGGGATGTTAGGGAGACTTTGGAGAGAATCCATGACTGCGGCATGAAAGCGGGACTCTCTATTTGTCCGGAGACAGATGTAGACCAGGCGGAGCCATTCCTTTCCAGCATTGAGATGCTGCTGGTCATGAGTGTGCATCCGGGATTTGGAGGCCAGAAATTCATACCAGAATCTCTGGATAAGATCCGCAGGGCACGGAACATGATCGAAGAGAGAAACCTTAAGGTAGACATCCAGGTGGATGGAGGGATCTATCTGACGAATGTGAGGGACGTCCTGGATGCGGGAGCTAATATCATTGTAGCAGGCTCAGCGGTATTTAAAGGCGATCCTGGAGACAACACCAAGGCATTTATGGAGATATTGAACAGTTATGAGTAA
- the rsgA gene encoding ribosome small subunit-dependent GTPase A: MQGKIIKGIAGFYYVDVVESGVYECKAKGIFRKEKIKPLVGDDVEIEILDEEEKSGNITEILPRKNELIRPASANVDQALVVFAVAKPSPHFHLLDRFLVMMEIQEIPAVLCFNKEDIGKEEEIDKLREVYESCGYPCLFISVKEKSNIDQVMELLRGKTTVIAGPSGVGKSSLINLLQPEAKMETGAVSRKIARGRHTTRHAELFPINEDSYIMDTPGFSSLYLPELEKEDLKYYFPEFRDFEGQCRFQGCDHIHEPDCAVKEAVEQGKIHPVRYADYQDIYQELKDRRRY, translated from the coding sequence ATGCAGGGAAAGATCATAAAGGGAATTGCCGGATTCTACTACGTGGATGTAGTAGAATCCGGTGTTTATGAATGTAAAGCAAAAGGAATCTTCCGGAAGGAGAAGATCAAACCTCTGGTGGGGGATGATGTGGAGATAGAGATTCTGGATGAGGAAGAAAAATCTGGGAATATTACTGAGATCCTTCCTCGGAAGAATGAATTGATCCGTCCGGCGTCCGCCAACGTAGATCAGGCGCTGGTGGTATTTGCCGTGGCTAAGCCAAGTCCTCATTTCCATCTGCTGGACCGTTTTCTGGTCATGATGGAGATCCAGGAGATTCCCGCCGTACTGTGTTTTAATAAAGAAGATATCGGGAAAGAAGAGGAAATCGATAAGCTGCGGGAAGTTTATGAAAGCTGCGGGTATCCCTGCCTTTTTATCAGTGTGAAAGAAAAGAGCAACATTGATCAGGTGATGGAGCTGTTAAGGGGAAAGACGACGGTGATCGCCGGGCCCTCCGGGGTGGGAAAGTCTTCTCTTATCAACCTTCTACAGCCGGAGGCAAAAATGGAGACAGGAGCGGTCAGCCGCAAGATTGCAAGAGGGAGACACACCACGCGGCACGCAGAGCTGTTTCCTATCAATGAGGACTCTTATATCATGGATACACCGGGATTTAGCTCTTTATATCTTCCTGAGCTGGAGAAAGAAGATCTGAAATATTATTTTCCGGAATTTCGCGATTTTGAAGGCCAGTGCCGCTTCCAGGGATGCGACCATATCCATGAGCCGGACTGCGCGGTAAAAGAGGCGGTAGAACAAGGGAAGATCCATCCAGTCCGCTACGCGGATTATCAGGACATATATCAGGAATTAAAGGACAGGAGGAGGTACTAA
- a CDS encoding zinc metallopeptidase, whose protein sequence is MYFPMYFDPTYVLVIIGVIICLAASAKMRSTFNRYSRVRSRSGMTGREAAEYVLRSAGIYDVRVEHVSGNLTDHYDPRTKTLRLSDATYNSQSVAAIGVAAHECGHAVQHAIGYAPLRFRGALVPIANLGSTIAWPLIIIGLLFTGESSLLFLNLGIIAFSLAVLFQIVTLPVEFDASNRAVRVLGSTGLLYEDELRDTRKVLSAAALTYVAGAAASILQLLRIILLANSRRD, encoded by the coding sequence ATGTATTTTCCAATGTATTTTGACCCTACGTATGTACTGGTGATCATTGGTGTTATTATATGTCTTGCCGCTTCGGCCAAGATGAGATCTACGTTTAATCGATATTCCCGTGTGCGCAGCCGTTCCGGCATGACGGGAAGGGAAGCGGCGGAATATGTGCTCAGAAGCGCGGGAATCTATGATGTGCGGGTGGAACATGTGTCAGGGAATCTGACGGATCACTATGATCCGCGGACCAAGACGCTGCGTCTGTCGGATGCGACTTATAATTCTCAGTCCGTAGCGGCGATCGGAGTGGCGGCCCATGAGTGCGGCCATGCGGTCCAGCACGCTATAGGGTATGCGCCGCTTAGGTTCCGGGGAGCCCTGGTGCCGATCGCGAACCTGGGGAGTACCATCGCCTGGCCGCTGATCATTATTGGCCTTTTATTTACCGGGGAGTCCTCTTTGTTGTTTTTGAATCTTGGAATCATTGCGTTTTCTCTGGCAGTCCTGTTCCAGATCGTGACTCTTCCAGTAGAATTTGATGCTTCCAATCGGGCAGTCCGTGTCCTGGGAAGCACCGGCCTTCTCTATGAAGACGAGCTTCGGGATACCAGAAAGGTCCTGTCCGCGGCTGCGCTTACTTATGTGGCGGGAGCGGCGGCTTCGATCCTGCAGCTTCTGCGTATCATCCTGCTGGCAAACAGCAGAAGGGATTAG
- a CDS encoding Stp1/IreP family PP2C-type Ser/Thr phosphatase, producing MKLYAKTDVGRKREINQDYVYVTDKPIGPFPNLLVVADGMGGHKAGDFASKYTVKILREELENTSLDKPEEILRGVVTKANHELIKAAHSDVKLEGMGTTLVAGTVIGNTLYFANVGDSRLYLINEKIRQISKDHSLVEEMVRLGGIKAEEAKNHPDKNIITRAIGVKEDVEADIYEYRLKKGDIILMCTDGLSNMVEDEDMFDIVKGARDIVEAVLMLIEKANSNGGRDNIGVVMAEPLADEVSIW from the coding sequence ATGAAATTATACGCAAAAACCGATGTGGGAAGAAAGCGGGAAATCAATCAGGATTATGTATATGTGACGGATAAACCCATTGGGCCATTCCCGAATCTTCTTGTGGTCGCCGATGGAATGGGCGGACATAAAGCGGGGGATTTCGCTTCCAAATACACGGTTAAAATCTTAAGAGAAGAATTAGAGAATACCTCACTGGACAAACCGGAAGAAATTCTGCGAGGTGTTGTTACGAAGGCAAACCATGAACTGATCAAAGCGGCCCATTCAGACGTAAAACTGGAAGGGATGGGGACAACCCTGGTAGCGGGAACGGTCATTGGAAATACGCTCTATTTTGCCAACGTAGGAGACAGCCGGCTCTATCTGATCAATGAAAAGATCCGCCAGATATCCAAGGATCATTCCCTGGTAGAGGAAATGGTGAGACTGGGCGGCATCAAGGCAGAAGAGGCGAAGAATCATCCAGATAAGAATATTATCACAAGAGCCATTGGCGTGAAAGAAGACGTGGAAGCCGATATTTACGAATACCGGCTGAAGAAAGGCGACATTATCTTAATGTGTACCGATGGACTCAGCAATATGGTAGAAGATGAAGATATGTTTGACATTGTTAAGGGCGCCAGAGATATTGTGGAGGCGGTGCTTATGTTGATCGAGAAAGCAAACAGCAATGGCGGGAGAGATAACATCGGGGTTGTTATGGCGGAACCGCTGGCAGATGAGGTGAGTATATGGTAA
- the pknB gene encoding Stk1 family PASTA domain-containing Ser/Thr kinase, with protein MVKDGIFLGKRYEVLSKIGAGGMADVYKGKDTKLNRYVAIKVLKKEYREDEDFVRKFRSEAQSAAGLMNPNIVNVYDVGEDRGLYYMVMELVEGITLKEYIERKGRLSHKEVISIAIQMCTGIGAAHAAGIIHRDIKPQNVIISKDGKVKVTDFGIAKSVNSNTISSNAMGSVHYTSPEQARGGFSDAKSDIYSIGITLFEMATGEVPFDGDSTVSVAIKHLQEEITPPSELVPDIPYSLEQIILKCTQKNAERRYKNTDDLIRDLKRSLVDPEGDFVIIPPLRNADTVIITDEELDDIRSNYDEDEYDEDEYDADEYGEDDEYGDDEYGEDEYSLDEYGEEDDYGKGRKGSEEVNPRMNKVMKILMIVVAVIIVFIIIFAIGRAAGIFKTWGPGITAEESESKVKVPDVVGMTEEEAKEALNKKGLGITVTYEESEKYEKGLVCEQNPEEGERVEKNTTVEVVVSSKLVGEEITVPDVSGMDEESAQKTLEGEGLTVGTSEFIYSSDYAEGEVIKTTPAAGSKVGKDTEIIMQVSRGEEKISVPNVKGEKDSTAQSTLKNAGLTIGKVTYQYDDSVSKGLVISQSIGGGEKVSKGTSIDLVVSNGPKPEEKVSVRNFAGQYEESLLEWADENGINARKQGEEYSNNYAAGMIISQSPGSGSLSKGSTVTYVLSLGPEESSDSGDGGEGEQ; from the coding sequence ATGGTAAAAGACGGGATTTTTCTTGGAAAAAGATATGAGGTGTTAAGTAAGATCGGCGCGGGGGGGATGGCGGACGTCTATAAGGGGAAGGACACGAAGCTGAACCGTTATGTAGCCATCAAGGTGCTGAAGAAAGAATACCGGGAAGACGAAGATTTCGTAAGGAAATTCAGATCTGAGGCACAGTCCGCGGCCGGACTTATGAATCCCAATATTGTAAACGTATATGATGTGGGAGAGGACAGGGGATTGTACTACATGGTCATGGAACTGGTAGAAGGCATTACCCTGAAAGAATATATTGAGAGAAAAGGCCGGTTATCCCACAAAGAGGTGATCAGCATCGCGATCCAGATGTGTACCGGTATCGGAGCGGCTCATGCCGCCGGAATCATCCATAGGGATATCAAGCCCCAGAATGTGATCATCTCGAAAGATGGAAAGGTAAAGGTAACTGATTTTGGAATTGCCAAATCTGTGAATTCCAACACCATCAGCTCGAACGCTATGGGGTCGGTCCACTATACCTCCCCGGAACAGGCCAGAGGCGGATTCAGTGATGCCAAAAGCGATATTTATTCCATCGGTATCACACTTTTTGAAATGGCGACAGGAGAAGTGCCTTTTGATGGGGATTCTACGGTATCCGTGGCTATTAAGCACCTTCAGGAGGAGATCACGCCTCCATCGGAGCTGGTTCCAGACATTCCATACAGTCTGGAACAGATTATCTTGAAATGTACCCAGAAGAATGCGGAGAGAAGATATAAAAATACAGACGATCTGATCCGGGATCTCAAACGTTCCCTGGTAGACCCGGAGGGAGATTTTGTTATCATCCCGCCTCTTAGAAATGCGGATACGGTTATCATCACGGATGAAGAATTGGATGATATCCGAAGCAATTACGATGAGGACGAGTATGATGAAGACGAATACGATGCAGATGAATATGGGGAAGACGACGAATACGGAGACGACGAATACGGGGAAGACGAGTATAGTTTAGACGAATACGGAGAAGAAGACGATTACGGCAAAGGACGCAAAGGCAGCGAGGAAGTAAATCCAAGGATGAATAAAGTCATGAAGATCTTGATGATCGTTGTGGCTGTGATCATTGTCTTCATTATTATCTTTGCCATCGGCCGGGCGGCAGGAATCTTTAAGACCTGGGGGCCTGGAATCACAGCGGAAGAGTCAGAAAGCAAAGTGAAAGTCCCTGATGTTGTGGGTATGACAGAGGAAGAGGCAAAAGAAGCTTTGAATAAAAAGGGCCTTGGAATTACAGTTACTTATGAGGAATCGGAAAAATATGAAAAAGGACTTGTCTGTGAACAGAATCCAGAAGAGGGAGAACGGGTAGAGAAGAACACAACGGTAGAAGTTGTGGTAAGCTCGAAGTTAGTAGGAGAAGAGATCACCGTTCCGGATGTCTCCGGAATGGACGAGGAAAGCGCCCAGAAGACACTGGAAGGGGAAGGCCTGACGGTAGGAACTTCAGAATTTATCTACAGCAGCGATTATGCTGAGGGCGAAGTTATCAAGACGACTCCGGCGGCAGGTTCCAAAGTGGGCAAGGATACTGAGATCATCATGCAGGTCAGCAGAGGTGAAGAGAAGATCTCAGTTCCCAATGTAAAAGGCGAGAAAGACTCCACGGCCCAGAGCACCCTCAAGAATGCGGGGCTTACCATTGGCAAAGTAACCTATCAGTATGACGACAGTGTCAGCAAAGGACTGGTAATCTCCCAGAGCATCGGAGGCGGCGAGAAGGTATCAAAAGGAACCTCCATCGATCTGGTGGTCAGCAACGGACCAAAACCGGAAGAAAAGGTATCTGTGCGGAATTTTGCGGGACAGTATGAGGAGTCCCTGTTGGAGTGGGCAGATGAGAATGGAATAAACGCAAGAAAACAGGGAGAAGAGTACAGCAATAATTACGCCGCTGGCATGATCATCTCTCAGAGTCCCGGATCTGGAAGTTTATCGAAAGGAAGTACAGTAACCTATGTTCTGAGTCTTGGCCCGGAAGAATCTTCCGATAGCGGAGACGGCGGAGAAGGCGAGCAGTAA